Within Macaca nemestrina isolate mMacNem1 chromosome X, mMacNem.hap1, whole genome shotgun sequence, the genomic segment gttggactagtccttttatcattatataatgtccctctttttttttttttttttgagacggagtctcgctctgtcgcccaggctagagtgcagtggccggatctcagctcactgcaagctccgcttcccgggttcacgccattctcctgcctcagcctcccgagtagctgggactacaggcgcccgccaccacgccgggctcattttttgtgtttttttagtagagacggggtttcaccgtgttagccaggatggtctcgatctcctgacctcgtaatccgcccatctcggcctcccaaagtgctgggattacaggcttgagccaccgcgcccggcccatgtccctcttttttaacttctgttgccttaaagtttgttttgtctgatgtgagaatagctactcttgctcacttttggtgtccatttgcatggaatatatttttctatccctttaccttaagtttatatgagtccttatgtgttacgtgaatctcctgaagacagcagaaactaggttggtgaattcttatccattctgtcattctgtattttttaagtgcagcatttaggctatttacattcaatgttagtattgagatgtgaggtactattttattcattgtgctatttgttgcctgtatatttatttattttgtttgtttgtttttgcattgtGTTACTGTcatataggtcctgtgagatttatgctttaggGAGAgtctattttggtatattttgaggatttgttttaatatttagagctctttttagcagttcttgtactgctggcttggtagtggtgaattctctcagcatttgtttgtctgggaaagactatatctttccttcatttatgaagcttagtttctcTGCATACAAAATTcgtggctgataattgttttgcttAAGGAGGCTAAAAAAAGGACCCGAATTcattctagcttgtagggtttctgctgagaaatctgctgttaatctgataggttttcctttatagattacctgatgcttttgcctcatagctcttaagattctctcctttgtcttgactttagataacttCATGACTATGTTCCTAGGCAATTATCtttttttgcaatgaatttcccaggtattCTTTGAACTTCTTGTATTTGTCCaaatctctagcaaggctggggaagttttctttgattatttcctcaaatatgttttccgaacttttagatttctcttcttcctcaggaacactaaTTGTTCTTAGGTTTGGACATTTAACatagtcccaaacttcttggatgctttattcatttttcttaaattcttttttctttgtctttgatggattgggttaattggaaagccttgtctttgagctctgaagttcttccttctgcttgtttgattctattgctgagactttccagtgcattttgcatttctctatgtGTGCCCCTGATTTCCCGaaattgtaattgtttttttatttatgctgtttcactgaagaattttcgTTTTATATCCTATATCatgttattgatttatttaagttggacttcatctttctctgttgcctcttttattagcttaataatcaaccttctgaattctttttctggctaTTCCaggatttcatcttggtttggatccatcgCTGGTGAGCTGGTGCAATCTTTTGGGGATATTAAAGAAACTTGTTTTGTCGTATtatcagaaattttttttctcgttctttctcatttgggcagactatgtcagagggaagatctggaaTTCAagagctgctgttcagattcttttgtcccatggggtgctcccttgatgtggtgttctcccccttcccctataaatggggcttcctgagagccaaactgtcatgattgtttttgctcttctgggtctagccacccagtggagctactgggctctgggctggtCCTGGAGAGTGTCTggaaagagtcctgtgatgtgatccatcttcaggttcTGCAGccagtggaggtagcaggggagtgaagtggactctgtaagggtccttggttgtattttggtttagtgtgctggttttgtgttggttggcctccagctaggaggtggtgctttcaagagtgCATCAGCTGTGTCCTGTAGAGAGGATGCCAACTTTCCCTAGGGAGAGCTGGTTAAGTATTCAGATTTCTCAGGCGGTGGGCAGGGCCACAGAACTCCCAAGAGATTCTGACCTTGGTCTTtggctaccagggtgggtagagaaagaccaccaggtAGAGGCAGGGATAGGCGTGGCTGAGCTCAGCCTCTCCTTGGGTGCGGCTTGCTGTGGCTACTGTGGGAGATGGGGGTGTGATATCTGGTCCAATGGAGTTAtattcccagggggattatggctgcttCTGCTGAATCATACAGTTTGCCAGCAAGTGGGGGGAAAGTCAGCGGTCACGGGCCTCAGCCTGCTCCCACACAGCCTGCAGTCCTAAAGGCTAGTgtcactcccactgtgccccgCAACAGCAATGAGTCTATGTCAGGGCAACCAGTGACTAGGGCTGAGAACTTGTCCCAGACCACCAGCTTCCCCGCTGACAAAGCAAGCAGACTCAGTTTTTCGGTATCTCAGGGGGCCTGCAGCAGTGATCCAGTttcttcaaagggtctgtgaattctctcagctatcctggtatgttcctgcagtaCTTCTTGGAGCAAAGGTTTACAGTTTGAGTCTCCACAGGCTGCTCTGTCCATCTGAGCAGGAACTTCAAGCTAGTCCTGCTTTCTATCTGCCATCTTGCCCCCGTGCATTTATCTGAAATCAAAATACTTCTAATAAAAGTATTACACTCTTAATATTCCAGTATGAAAGTTCCTTTCTGCCTACATTAGAAATAATGTGAATCTTTACTAATCTGATAGGCAAAAAAATCATCTCTCATCGTTTCAATATAACTCATTTTTGCGCTCTTCTGAAATTTCATCCTGTGGATGTGACATAATCAACTTTCACAACCCCATGTTATTCAGTGCGTTCCAATATTCCCTATTATCTACACGATGCGGATGGCATTTTTTCAGAGTCTGTGTACTGGTAGTGGGTGTAATCCAGGGCACAGTTCCCTTGGCTATTTGCTCTGGTGAGCTGAATGGGTCCCCTTGGAGTCCAACAACTATGTTGAGGGAATTGTAATATTGTGATAACAGAACCTGGTTGatgtaggagtgtgtgtgtgtgtatgtgtgtgtgctgacAACCACATTTCCCTTTACTTCCTTCTGGATTCTTTGTGTCTTTGCATCTCATTTGGTTTCCCTTTCCAAATTCAAGCCCAAAAGTGAAAACAGGGAAATATGAGGATGGCAGTACTTGTAACCAGATCTTTATCAACATTCTTCACTAAGTCCTGAAGATAAACATATAAAAGGAAATGCTAGCACAAAGGGTGTGAGCCTATGTAGGCCTTGATAAGTATTGCTCTACAGACACTCATAAAGTAGTGCCATTTAGACTCCCCAAGTACAGGGAGGTGAGAAAGCCTATAGAGGAATGAAGAAAGTACTGACACTGACAAGGTACTGCAGAGGAAAGGCCCTGGACTCTGCGGTGGACACACATATTagtcatttgtctatttttggttttgttgtctttttaggtcttagccataaaatttTTGCCTAGATCTCTCTTTCCCTTCGGCGCGCCACTGAGGATCCTGGTGTCGCCATGGGCCGCCGCCCCGCCCGTTGTTACCGGTATTGTAAGAACAAGCCATACCCAAAGTCTCGCTTCTGCCGAGGTGTCCCTGATGCCAAGATTCGCATCTTTGACCTGGGGTGGAAGAAGGCAAAAGTGGATGAGTTTCCGCTCTGTGGCCACATGGTGTCAGATGAATATGAGCAGCTGTCCTCTGAAGCCCTGGAGGCTGCCCGAATTTGTGCCAATAAGTACATGGTAAAAAGGTGTGGCAAGGATGGCTTCCATATCCGGGTGTGGCTCCATCCCTTCCACGTCATCCGCATCAACAAGATCTTGTCCTGTGCTGGGGCTGACAGGCTCCAAACAGGTATGCGAGGTGCTTTTGGAAAGCCCCAGGGCACTGTGGCCAGGGTTTACATTGGCCAAGTTATCATGTCCATCCGCACCAAGCTGCAGAACAAGGAGCATGTGATTGAGGCCCTGCACAGGGCCAAGTTCAAGTTTCCTGGCCGCCAGAAGATCCACATCTCAAAGAAGTGGGGCTTCAC encodes:
- the LOC105499762 gene encoding large ribosomal subunit protein uL16-like, which produces MGRRPARCYRYCKNKPYPKSRFCRGVPDAKIRIFDLGWKKAKVDEFPLCGHMVSDEYEQLSSEALEAARICANKYMVKRCGKDGFHIRVWLHPFHVIRINKILSCAGADRLQTGMRGAFGKPQGTVARVYIGQVIMSIRTKLQNKEHVIEALHRAKFKFPGRQKIHISKKWGFTKFNADEFEDMVAEKRLIPDGCGVKYIPNRGPLNKWRALHS